The following proteins are co-located in the Candidatus Desulfatibia profunda genome:
- a CDS encoding HIT domain-containing protein translates to MGRDCTFCKILSGEIPTEYLFENDIAVVFKDINPVAPVHILIVPQKHIRSVNDLTDDDGKIVAEMITIAKDMAKKLSLAASGYKLFFNVERGGGQVIFHLHLHLIGGWHRPSK, encoded by the coding sequence ATGGGAAGGGACTGTACTTTTTGTAAAATTCTAAGCGGTGAGATTCCGACCGAATATTTGTTCGAAAACGATATTGCGGTCGTCTTTAAGGATATCAACCCGGTCGCGCCGGTTCACATTCTGATTGTTCCCCAAAAGCATATCCGCAGTGTGAACGATTTAACGGACGATGACGGCAAGATCGTAGCTGAAATGATTACCATAGCCAAAGACATGGCCAAGAAACTGTCGCTGGCGGCATCCGGTTATAAGCTTTTTTTCAACGTTGAAAGGGGAGGGGGGCAGGTCATCTTCCATTTGCACCTGCACCTGATCGGCGGCTGGCACCGGCCATCTAAATAA